The nucleotide sequence aggggtagaatggataaaagagaatttaacagtagtagatctaaatctagatctaaatccagacatagaaatttggaatgtagatattgtcataaaatggggcacattaaggctaattgctttaaattgaaaaataaattaaagcaaaaagaaaaacttgttgaaaaaactattgagtccgttgaagctagtgtagcatctgatgagaatgttgaaaatattttctttgctactgatgacaggacgatgtctaaaaatgaatggattttagattcaggttgttcctatcatatgtgtcccaatagggatttgttttccacatatgaatcttgtaatggtggaattattttgatggacaATAATACcacgtgtgatgttgttggtagaggaacaatccgaattaaaatgcactaTGGTATTgtaaggacgctcactaatgttagatatgttcctgatttgaaaaagaatctcatctctttaggcaccctagaggcccttgggtgtaaatacacagctgaaggtggagttatgaaagtttctagaagtgctcttattgttatgaaagcttgtaggtctggtagcttgtatattctatagggaactactatcacaggttcagttgcagtttcgtcatcatcattgtctgattcagacatcaccaaattatggcatatgcgtcatatgagaaatattcgaccaccacaaaggtatgcaaatttggttgcatatgctttgtctgttgcagaagaaacaagtgaagttggtgagcctacttcctattcagatgcagtttcttgtgataattccgctaagtggttgattgctgaaggaaaagtccttgttcagaaaattcatacgaaggacaatccagctgatatgtttacaaagcctcttccggtttacaagttcaagcagtgcttggacttggttggtgttcattgttggtgatagtttggcaagtcccatggtcccacatcgggaaaatcagacttgttgtctcgtcttggaactataaataagggcctgagctttgatgttagacacaccacaagaagtacaacaggcatcacaagaaaacctgcttatggtttgaagtcttcttgtttaggaagctgaaggtgttttatggcctaggaacatttcctaaggcatttgtaagtgtccctcttttataatagtaatttgctcctctttcttccgtggatgtaggtcaaagtcatttgaccgaaccacgtatatctggtgttctggtgttttgtttgttcttgtcgcttttattatttccgctttattgtctttgttgtgttgccaaaattaccctttggtaaatatcctggggctagctctaacacttCAGATTGAATCCAAGGAGGTAGGATGAAGCTGATGCCGGAAGACCAAGAAACCCTAATCGATGTCTTGGAACAGGGGCCGCTGCAGGTGGATCGAAGAAAAATAAGGGGAGAGATCGACGAACTCACCCGCAATATGCGGCTTGGCATCTTCATGTTAGGGTTTGTGGTGAGAGCGGAAGGGATGTGCCTCGGATTCCAAAATGGGGCCGATGCGAGGTTGCGTCTGCCTCGGCTCGCCCACGATTCCAAAGAGggaagcggggggggggggggtttgaatgagGGTTGCCAAGCGCTCTTAAATCGTTCGAAACGCGTAATACGTGTTTTATGGTGGGTTTAGTGTGAACATCTTCTCATAAATATTCGATGAGTCGTAACAATATGTCATCGGATATATGGAAACGAACCGACACGTAAAATCAACGTTAGCACTTTGAGCAAGCCTCAATGTGAGCTTCCACGTCAGGACCTAACTATATTGACATATAACCCATGTCACCATGTGATCATGGTTAATTTATCCAATAAACAACAACTCAAAGGTTTTCGATGCTTTCTCAACTCTATGCCCGTAAAATGTGCATCTCTATTCTTGAATGCACTGTTCcgagatatatatatttatatagaagataagattttttcgaGAAAATCTTATCTATTTTGTTGAGagaaattctttctcctaatttgtataaataggagagggaacatgtatattgaagcatttttcatttcttcagtaattattcttattttttattcttttcatcaatatatatatatagaacatCAAATCTGATTGATGATAATCTTTTCAAATTCAAttcgaaaatatatatttttcatatataattgATTTTCTGAGCAAAATTAGATATGACTGGACAATCATAAAAAACACTAACAGATTCAATTTAGAAAATCATGATCATATATTCAAACTGATCAACGAATAAATTAtccaatattaataaaaaaatttaattttggcAAAATAAATAATTCAAGTATGACTAAGATACAGTCCATTGTCTAACTTATTCACTTTTACCCATAggttaaaaaaagagaaaaagacaatAGGAGATAGACAGCGTCACTGCTGCTATTATTAAAGTAAAACTACTACTGTGCGATGGTGATCTTTTTGAAGACAAGAATCATTCTATTATATTCTCTCTTTCAATGTTAAGATTATAAACATTGGCTTTTCCCCCTTATTTTTCTCCTCGTTTTTATTGTTGTGATTCCAATAATTGTACTTGAGGTTGTCCAAGAATCACCAAATGGGCCCCCCATTGTGGGCCAGGCTGCAGGATTACCATCAGGGTTATTTGGGTAATTTGACTCTGGATTGTTGGAAGTAAGCGGAGACTGGACCGATCTCATCAACGCGTCGTCCGAGTCATCACCCTGCCCAACACGGTCTCGGCTCGAACCGGGTCACTTTCTCTTTTCCATCAGGATTCTTTAGGTAATTTGACTTGGGACTATGCGAAGTGGGCAGAGACTGGACCGATCTCATCAACGCGTCGCGCGAGTTACCGCCCTGCCCAATACGGACTCGGCCTGAACCGGTCACTTTCTCCGACCGAACTCATATAGCTAACGGGAACTCGCCACGTCGACGACGCCTTGTGACGCCGTCTGCGTGTCGAAACCACGCCGTCACGCACGCCGGTACGAGCCCTCGTAAGTAAGTCAGCATGCCCCTTGTCTTCTCTTCGGAACTCCCTCCTATCCCCTCCGCCCAAATCCCAAATCCCAAGTCTTAGCGGCATTTGGGTGCAAATTAAGCAAGGGGTTTTTGAATTTGGATTCTTTTTCTCCGTTATTTAGTTTGATTTCTTTTGGGATTTCGATTACGAATCAGATTCGTTCCGCCAACAAAGCGATGCTGGTTTGAATGGTGTTTTTGCGGTAGTTTCTCGAAAAATCGGATTTTTAGGGCTTTCGTTGCGTATCTATTAGTTTTCCAGTTCAAAGCTTGGATCTTTAAGAGGTTCCTCGCCTCCTCCGGAGCTCCGTCATCACTGCCGCCGTCGCTTGCTTTTTGTCTTTGATTTCCTTTATGGAGACGGCGCCGTCGTTCTGGTGCTACCGCTGCGGTCGCTTCGTCAGGCTTTGGCCCCGGGCCGCCGTTGTCTGCCCTGACTGCGGCGGCGGCTTCCTCGAGGAGGTGGACGGGCCTTCTCGTGCTCCTCCTCTCTACGCGGCTGTCCCACAGCCTCAGCGCCGCCGCTTCCCCTCCCCGGCCACCGACAGCGCCGCCTTTGAACGGCCTCACCAGCCCTCGGAGCTCAGGGTCCGTCGTAACCGTCGCGCGCCCACCGGCAACCGTTCTCCCTTCAACCCCGTCATTGTCCTGCGCAGTCCGCCTGACGTACGAGGCGATGCAGACGGGGCCACCAGCAACAACTTTGAACTCTACTATGATGACGGCGCCGGATCCGGCCTCCGCCCTCTGCCGGAAAGCGTGTCGGACTTCTTGATGGACTCAGGGTTTGAGCGGCTACTGGACCAGCTCGCCCACATCGAGATCAATGGAACCGGTGTCAGTCGCGTCTTGGCGCACCTGCCGGCTTCGAAGGCTGCCATCGAGTCAATGCCCACCATTGAGATAAGCGACGGCCACATCATAAGGGAATCCCATTGCGCTGTGTGCAAGGAGCCCTTTGTGTTCGGAACCGAGGCCTGTGAGATGCCCTGCAAGCACATCTACCATCAAGATTGCATCTTGCCGTGGCTCTCGCTCAGGAATTCTTGCCCTGTTTGCCGCCATGAGATGCCTATGGATGTACCAGAAGAGGACGACAATGGCGAGGAGATGGTGGGGTTAACCATATGGAGGCTTCCGGGCGGTGGTTTCGCTGTAGGCAGGTATACAGGAGGCAGGAGAGCAGAAGGGGAGCTGCCGGTTGTTTACACAGAGATGGATGGTGAACTCAACTCCAGGATGGCTCCAAGGAGAATGTCATCGTCCTCGCGAGGGAGTCGACCAAGGGAGGATGGAGGAATTAGTGTTTTCTCATTTTTCAGGCATTTGCGATCTCCTTCCTCGTCATTGAGGCTGAGCTCCGAACCTCTTCCTACCTATACACCTTTACTTACACGCAGAAGGAGTTCCCGGAGACGCAACACCAATTGGGGATTGGAGGCTGGTAATGCCAATACAATTGCAAGATCGTAATTAGAAGAAAGAACACCTAAAGCTAAACTTTTTTGTCTGCTGGATTTCAATTCCTCTAAAGAACTTTAGATACTCTTTATCTCTGCGATTAAAGAAGAGCTAAAGGACTAGTATCTTCTTAGATCTATATCAGTTCTATCTCCCTCTGGCTTCACTAACATTGTCTTGATTCTTGTTCCACACAGAAAAGGCTGGAATTTTTTAGGTGGCTATGATGATATTAGGAAGGTATATGCTTCCATCTTGTAGTGTGCTTATTTCATATTTTAGAAATCCATTATTTTTTTTCGGTATCGTTCCATATGCTCTATGGTCTTTTCGTTATGTCGTCCCTTTATGTAGAAAAGCTTGAATTATCCCCACTCATTGAGATGATAAGCTGTATAAGATGTATTCTTGTCCATTTTGTTTATTGTTCAATTTTTTAGTTTTCGGTCATTGACAAGTTCCTTACTTGATTGTACGtactttataaatgagttgtttgTTTTTCCTTAGTAATTTGAAGTATTAATAGTTCCAAAATTTACAGCTTTCCACGACTATGATTAACACAATTTTATGCATTGGTAATGGTTGAAAATGAGTGACCGACTGCTCCGTATGATCCATTGTTACTGAGAATATACTGTTATTCACTTTAACCTTTGTCATATTTAATATTTGCATTAGATGTATTAGCACATTTTCTAATGAAAGGTTCATCTGAACATTTTTATGGTCATATCAAGAGATGAAGTTAACTCGATCGGAGTTGAATCATGACAAGGTTGGTGGTTGGCCTTCCTCACTGTTGATTTCCTATATCTCTCTGTCTTTTATCTCTTCTTCCATCGAAGTCTGTTAGTATAAGTACTTATCGTCTGCGATACATATCATCCTCTTGTTTCCGAAAACAAAGTTGTTCTTGGATTTTAGATTCCTTCATAACTATTCTTATGTTCTAGTGTGCTAGACATAATATCATAACAAAACCGGAGAAACTTAGCAGGAGTAAGACTAGATTCCAagactggattttttttttttttttttttttttgtgctttgGTACATTACATTCTGTcccatttcttctcttctttgagTTCCTGTTCAAGTAGCTTGGCATCAACTCCATATATTTTAGTAAACCTCAGGTCCTAATTTCGTCATAATCGGAACATATTTTGAGATCATCTGTTATATTCTAGTAACTACTAAACTCAGGTCTGATTGAATCACATATGCCTACTAACCTACCAATCTTGTGATAGAATAATTTCATTGATTGGAGTCTgtaacaatgcatgcattagggaTAGTCTTTCATTAATCTTCAGGTAAACAAAATTTTGATGCCAATCTGTGACTCTTATTGGCATGTAATTGAGACTTTCTTTTGGACAATAAGAGTACATGCAATGCATTGTCAAAACCCTAACTGACAATAATGGAAAGCCAATTCAAACAGTAGTAACATGCTATAATGGTACTCTTGAGAAACTAATTGCTGTGAAGAAAAAAGCACTAACAGAGACAACAACATAAATGCATGCATTCTTCACATGGTCAAGATGTCATGATCTTAGCTAAATGTGACCAATAAACAAACCAATCCTTTGTGTGGTTTGGAAAAATGCATGTTATTTTTCTTGAACAGGTGAAGGTAGTCTCAATACAAGGCAAGACTAAGTTGTGATTCCAAACTGCTTGTGTTCATTGGATTATGACCCACAAGTTCCTTTGACAtgcctctttatatatatatatatatatatatatatatatatatatatatatatatatatataaccttgaTATTTATTATGGTTAatgatgttattattattaactattattattattaattttcttttcttaataaTTCCCACATTCATTAGTATGTTGGATGAGTGTTTGCAGTGGAAATAAGATTGGTGGCATCTCATTATCACTGCAGCCCGGAATGGATAGAAACATTTCATTGCCACTGATGATTATGGCAGTAGAAATCTGGCATTTTTGgcttcatttgatttttttagatgttagcaatttattaatataatattcAGTATAAATACTACTATTTTATAGCAAAATTGATAGAGCTTTACAAACATTAATTAATACAAATTTGTAAGGTATGATTTGAATTTTAAACACCATTCACTAACAACTAAAAGATTAAATACAATAATTCAACTCAACAACATATCTGAAAAGGATAGCTTCCAATGGGACATCAATTGCATTAAACATATAATATATCAATGAAAAACTTCTCAAAAAATAGTGATAATAATAACTTTAAAGAATTACATACACCCAAACATCATACACATAGTAACAATAGATCATGCGGATCTCCCTTAGTAATATAATGGAACTTCATGTCATATAATGCATGAAAGACGGAACAAATGGTTGATTAGATCAACCATGCAAACCTAATCACAGAGTAAATCAAACACACCACCATCTTCttagtagaagaaaaaaaaatagtactTAAACATTGCAAATAGTAGGGATTCATAATATAAAACAGCACCATCACAAATGGTTAGGGCTTTATGGTTTTGTCACTGTTTTATGCTAATATAAGAGCTCATTAGTAGTCCAAATAAAAGTATAAAGACTTAATTATCTCAAAAAGTAAAACATAAAAACGTGATAATTACTTGATTTCCTCATGCATTTTCTATTTTCATGGAAATCCAATTCTAAAGTTAGAAAATGCATGTGTGATGGGATTCATGGATGATGTATCActcacctcaaaaaaaaaaaaaaaaaacctaaaaaacTTGATAATTGCTTAATTTTTCCTGCATTTTCTATTTTCATGAAAATCTAtttctagagttagaaaatgaatGAGTGAGAGGATTCATGGCTGATGTATTACTcacatcaaaagaaaaataaaaagcctAAAAACTTGATAATTACTTAATTTCTTCCTGCATTTTCCATTATCATTAGAAAAAGCATGTGTGAGGGGATTCATGGAGGCTGCAGTGACATGAAGAGAGATGCAATGTGGTAACTCTCATGCAATGCAGTAAGGAGATGGCGAGGTGAATAAACTCTTGACTGAACCCTATAACAAGCCAAAACACCATCTAGTAGACAAATGACAGCCCATTATTTTAGGGTACGTATTACTTTTATTTTAATGCACCTGCaaccaagaaaaaaatatatataaagctGCTATGCATGTCCAGAGAGAATAATCAacagagaagagaaaggaaggagaCAGGTCCCAGTCCATGCATAACCCCATAACTCATCATGCATCTGATAACCTTTTGCTACCACATTCCACCACTGCGTACTTACACTTCAACTGTTGATGCAGTTTCACTATTCATGAGTTCTTTCCATGTGTTGTTCTTCTCAAGGTGAAAgttcatagagagagagagagagaggaagttaGGGTTTTGGAGGTGTATACCTGCACACACCCAGTGTTCTTCAGCTTCAGCTTCATCAAAAGTAGTAAGTCATTTGATTGCCAATGCAGCATCATCAAGATTCTCAGAATTCAAAAGAAACTTCCCTTGAGCTTCTTCTTCTAGTGTGAGTTTGTGAATCTTGATGATGCCACACCAGCAAACAATGACTGCAGCTTCCTGTGTTCCACAACATTTCCTCTCCATGAGCTGATCCTAAACTCAGCTAATATGAAGGAATAGATCCACAAAGGAAGGATGAAACTGTAGCTCATAGAAGGCATGAAGAGGGAGTTTATGAGGCCATAGAGGAAGAGAAGCTTGAGAGAAGCTGAGGGATGAGGGCATAAATATAGGAGCAGGATGAGGGTGTcgatgagagagagagatgtcagtGTCTGAAGTGGAAGAAGAGCAACAGTTATACATCGCAATCCAGGAAGCCCAAAAACCTAAAGACTTTTACTCCCACCTGACCTCGGCCACTTGCCAAAACACATCCATGGATCACCTCACCACCACCTGCAAAGCGGCAAAACACTAAAGCAAgcaagagagtgagagagaggtaCGAGAGAACCTTCCCCTTCAGGGAAACACCACAGTCCAAGGAGTGCCAAAGAAAGTGGCAACTGGAAAGGACTCAacactcctccccctcctcccccctcccccctatCTCTCACCTCCCTTGTAATGGTTGCACTTTGGTTTGCAGGATCTGTTGCGTTTCCCACAAGCATCACGCGACGTGGGAGGAATTGACACCCCTCtccccccccacccccacccccccaatCCTCCAATGCAAAGCAGCATCACcttccatcctctctctctctctctctctctctcgtgtcttCTCTTCTGGTGGGTAGCTACCAAACAAGTAGGTTAATGGAAGTAGCTGTCTAATAGAAATAGAATGGGCCATGCAATCACATAATCTGCGTGGCTTTACGTGGATATCTTTCCATCCTAACCAGACCAATTCACCCATTACGTTGTTGAGTGGTTCCCTTCGTCTTTTTGGGAATTTACACTGTGGTTTACCAGTGCTCGGGTCGGTAGGTACTTCCCCTCTATGCATCTTTGGGTGCCACCGCTTGAGCTCACTGTACTCAGCTTTCACAGAGTCGACAGCATCCAACTCTATATTCCTTTCATTTATTGGCTTTCAGAGTTTGGTTGGAGGAGTTACTTTTTGTTTAATGGAATTCGTCAAACCGGAAGCTGAAATGTTTAGCACTTGCAGACTATATAGAGAAAGATGGAAAAGAAAAGTAGGATCGGATATTTGGACCGATAGTGCCTTTTATATTTATGTACATACAATATCTTTTTCCCTATTATCGACTTTATTCTGGACATGCAGTGAAGCAATTAGCAAACCAAGTCAAAGAATCTTTGGCAAAATGGATTGCTTTCATTGAGTTCTCAAAGCAAAGATAGCAAGAATGCAAAAGAAATGTCAATAAGGAGCCACTTGGTGGTTGATTTGGACATCCCAAACACGTCACTGTCCACGCAGACACAGGGAATCCCATGTTGATTGATACTCGAGCACGCTCTCGCGTCAGCTTCTGTGTCGTAGTCAACCTGCCCTCGAGTCGGCAGCGCCACGATCGAGTGTGGTTTGTTCATCGACAAACACTTCAATGTCAAACTCctgtttataaaaatataatttcaggAGTTTTTACTGATTTAAACATCCAAAGATTTGATGTCCAAAATtagactttatttttcttttgtaggtTGTGCATGCTAGCTAATTCGAGATTCAAAACCCTGGAGCAGGTTGGATCCAGACACTAGCTAGAGGCAATACTAATAATTGGGGTGATTTATATAAGATAGATTTTCTAAAGGACAAGTGTAGACTATTATCGTTGGTCCATTTGAGCCATTAAGATGCAACAAGTTGAAGCATTAGTCTTGCTTCTCAAGGAAGGTGGCGATCGATGTAGGCTTGCAGATTGGGTGGGCTTTTTGGAATGAATAATCCATTCATTCATCCCCCGACCTATCCATCGATCTTATCATTCAATCCATCAATCCATCCAAGGGTTGTCAAAAGGCGTGGTGGACTCTTTTGCATGACTGCAATGCTTTTAGGGTCATTTTGTCCGACCAGCCATCATCACAAGATGGCAGCAGTCACGCCATTGGCGAGGGTCAGACAAGAAGCAAGCGGAGCCCGAGGTCGATCGTATTTCTGCTGCCCTCAGCCcccgtcatctctctctctccctacgGACCTGCTTTTGGTTTGATGCGGAGAAAACAGTCCTTCACCAACGAAGAAAAGCTACCATGTAGGTAAGGACAATAGCTTAATGGACACCTGTGGAAAATCGAACCGGACTCGTTTCAGTTGACACGTACGTCACCGAGTTAGCTTTATGGACACCGTTTCAACTTTGGGTTGACTCGACCGGTAAATCATCCATGGCAATTTGGCTTAGTTGCACCGACACACCACCGTTCTGATAACTCAGTGATCACAACATCACGATAACTCGATGGATACCGTGGCAACTCGACTCATCATTTGGATGACTATGGAGATCGTCACGTTTACCCAAATCAACTATCATATCAAGAAAATAGCCCAATtgactcattttttttttttcactaatgGTTCTATCGCTACAACTCCGACGCTATTGAAAAAGGGTCTTCACAAACTAATTAAGAGGATTCAAGCTCTTTGGCCTTTGTATTCTCCACTTCATCTTGATCATTAATTTGGCTAC is from Musa acuminata AAA Group cultivar baxijiao chromosome BXJ1-6, Cavendish_Baxijiao_AAA, whole genome shotgun sequence and encodes:
- the LOC135676724 gene encoding E3 ubiquitin-protein ligase RDUF1-like: METAPSFWCYRCGRFVRLWPRAAVVCPDCGGGFLEEVDGPSRAPPLYAAVPQPQRRRFPSPATDSAAFERPHQPSELRVRRNRRAPTGNRSPFNPVIVLRSPPDVRGDADGATSNNFELYYDDGAGSGLRPLPESVSDFLMDSGFERLLDQLAHIEINGTGVSRVLAHLPASKAAIESMPTIEISDGHIIRESHCAVCKEPFVFGTEACEMPCKHIYHQDCILPWLSLRNSCPVCRHEMPMDVPEEDDNGEEMVGLTIWRLPGGGFAVGRYTGGRRAEGELPVVYTEMDGELNSRMAPRRMSSSSRGSRPREDGGISVFSFFRHLRSPSSSLRLSSEPLPTYTPLLTRRRSSRRRNTNWGLEAGNANTIARS